In Paenibacillus sp. G2S3, a single window of DNA contains:
- a CDS encoding GNAT family N-acetyltransferase produces the protein MMNLMNMVRGTENDLPAKEMIKYWNHEPGTLKLVRASSNFIYTFQWNNKHYYLRFTHEEDNTAENIQAELDFMMYLLEQGYETVAPVRSKQGKWIETLSTGNGKYHGVVFEQAQGEYVPLEEMSELQFQHWGQTLARLHNLSETYAPSTPARKSWVDSLQFILSVLRRHPEEKALKEYERIEAWLSELSFGVGHTGLIHFDFETDNIFYMKDKSRFCAIDFDDSMYHWFAMDITSALRDLSKQNDEESKKNIDLFISGYRSIKRLDDEYIKLLPEFQRFSDLYGFVRLLRSLENLDASICPEWALQLKAKLDSICDRIRDGFHPHMVLKTINETNWYACTQLEVSNEQKAVFPVPVVYWLAESAYCGMTPLALYADDELVGFSVYAVDPEDGSYWIMAYMIDQKYQNRGFGRTGMDALIRTIKAEHHCDKIVIGHRIENDRASNLYTSLGFVEVSRDEVEVIRELIV, from the coding sequence ATGATGAATTTAATGAACATGGTACGGGGAACAGAGAACGATCTACCCGCCAAAGAGATGATCAAGTACTGGAATCATGAGCCTGGAACTTTGAAGCTTGTGAGAGCAAGTAGCAATTTTATTTATACGTTTCAATGGAATAATAAGCACTATTATTTAAGGTTTACTCATGAAGAGGATAATACCGCAGAGAATATTCAGGCTGAACTAGATTTTATGATGTACTTATTGGAACAGGGCTATGAGACCGTAGCGCCAGTACGCTCCAAGCAAGGAAAGTGGATTGAGACCCTTTCAACTGGAAATGGCAAATATCACGGGGTTGTTTTTGAACAAGCCCAAGGGGAATACGTTCCACTTGAAGAGATGTCGGAGCTGCAGTTCCAACATTGGGGTCAAACGCTCGCGAGATTGCATAATTTATCAGAAACTTATGCTCCGAGCACACCCGCTCGTAAAAGCTGGGTCGATTCACTTCAATTTATTTTATCCGTATTAAGAAGACACCCCGAGGAGAAGGCGCTTAAGGAATATGAGCGAATTGAGGCGTGGCTAAGTGAGCTCTCTTTTGGCGTAGGACATACGGGGCTGATCCATTTTGATTTTGAGACAGACAATATCTTTTATATGAAAGATAAATCTCGTTTTTGTGCGATCGATTTTGATGACTCAATGTATCATTGGTTTGCGATGGATATCACATCAGCGTTAAGAGATTTATCCAAGCAGAATGATGAGGAGAGCAAGAAGAACATCGATCTCTTTATTAGTGGATATAGATCAATAAAGCGGCTGGATGATGAATATATCAAGCTATTGCCAGAATTCCAAAGATTCTCTGACTTATATGGATTCGTCAGGTTGCTTCGAAGTTTAGAGAATTTGGACGCTTCTATTTGTCCTGAATGGGCACTACAGCTTAAAGCTAAATTAGATAGCATCTGTGATCGTATTCGGGATGGCTTTCATCCTCATATGGTGCTGAAGACAATCAATGAGACTAACTGGTATGCGTGTACTCAGTTAGAGGTATCCAATGAGCAAAAGGCAGTTTTTCCTGTGCCCGTTGTTTATTGGTTGGCGGAATCGGCTTATTGTGGGATGACTCCATTGGCTTTGTACGCAGATGATGAGTTGGTAGGGTTCTCTGTATATGCCGTAGATCCTGAGGATGGTAGTTATTGGATTATGGCTTATATGATTGATCAGAAATATCAGAATAGAGGATTCGGTAGAACCGGAATGGATGCCTTGATTCGAACTATAAAAGCCGAACATCACTGCGATAAAATCGTTATTGGGCATCGAATAGAGAACGATCGTGCTTCGAACTTATATACATCCCTTGGATTCGTTGAAGTAAGCAGGGATGAGGTTGAAGTTATACGTGAGTTGATAGTGTAA